In Hoplias malabaricus isolate fHopMal1 chromosome 6, fHopMal1.hap1, whole genome shotgun sequence, a single window of DNA contains:
- the lfng gene encoding beta-1,3-N-acetylglucosaminyltransferase lunatic fringe: MLLKSVSKKSALSAAGATLACVALLVVVAQRRSSAFEGSQEERVVSLGSLQSPGEAGTTEGAHSEKRGFSAYFSKLSRNRREAQRPGGAATTAVESSPPPAELISAEDVFIAVKTTKKFHKSRLDLLLDTWISRNLQQTYIFTDGEDEELKKKMGSHVINTNCSAAHSRQALSCKMAVEYDKFIESGKKWFCHVDDDNYINSKALVQLLSQYAHTQDMYVGKPSLDRPIEATERLGDNKMRPVNFWFATGGAGFCVSRGLALKMSPWASGGHFMNTAEKIRLPDDCTIGYIIESVLGVPLTRSNLFHSHLENLQQVSRSEVHKQITLSYGMFENKRNIINMKGAFSVEEDPSRFKSVHCLLFPDTPWCPPQVAY, from the exons ATGTTGTTAAAAAGCGTAAGCAAAAAAAGCGCGCTCTCTGCGGCCGGCGCGACCCTCGCCTGCGTAGCGCTGCTCGTGGTGGTCGCGCAGCGGCGGAGCAGCGCCTTTGAGGGCTCACAGGAGGAGAGGGTTGTTAGCTTGGGTTCTCTGCAGAGTCCTGGCGAAGCGGGGACCACGGAGGGGGCCCATAGTGAGAAGAGGGGTTTCTCAGCATATTTCTCCAAGCTGTCCCGCAACCGGAGAGAAGCGCAGCGGCCCGGCGGCGCGGCCACCACGGCCGTGGAGAGCAGCCCGCCGCCCGCGGAGCTCATCAGCGCGGAGGACGTCTTCATTGCCGTCAAAACCACCAAGAAGTTCCACAAGTCCAGACTGGACCTGCTGCTCGACACGTGGATCTCCAGGAACCTTCAGCAG ACATATATCTTCACGGATGGTGAGGATGAGGAGCTGAAGAAGAAAATGG GAAGCCACGTCATCAACACCAACTGCTCTGCTGCCCACAGCCGCCAGGCTCTGTCATGCAAGATGGCTGTGGAGTATGACAAGTTTATTGAGTCAGGCAAAAA GTGGTTCTGCCATGTGGATGATGATAACTACATAAACTCCAAGGCCCTTGTCCAGCTGCTCTCACAGTACGCTCACACTCAGGACATGTACGTCGGCAAACCCAGCCTTGACCGGCCCATTGAGGCCACTGAGAGACTTGGAGACAACAAGATG cGACCTGTTAATTTCTGGTTCGCCACTGGAGGTGCTGGGTTCTGTGTGAGCCGTGGTCTAGCTTTAAAGATGAGCCCTTGGGCAAG TGGTGGCCACTTCATGAACACTGCAGAGAAGATTCGTCTTCCTGACGACTGCACCATTGGCTACATCATCGAGTCGGTTCTGGGGGTTCCACTAACCCGCAGCAACCTGTTCCATTCGCACCTGGAGAACCTCCAACAGGTGTCCAGATCTGAAGTACATAAACAG ATTACATTGAGTTATGGAATGTTTGAGAACAAGAGGAACATCATCAACATGAAAGGGGCTTTCTCAGTCGAGGAGGACCCATCCAG GTTCAAGTCTGTGCACTGTCTACTCTTCCCAGACACGCCGTGGTGTCCTCCTCAGGTTGCCTATTAG